One genomic window of Salvia miltiorrhiza cultivar Shanhuang (shh) chromosome 4, IMPLAD_Smil_shh, whole genome shotgun sequence includes the following:
- the LOC131021215 gene encoding alpha-mannosidase I MNS5 isoform X2: MGNNTEFEKGVLWLSENLTFDVDARINLFECNIRVLGGLVSAHILATDSTNRLTKGTYSNQLLVLAEELGQRFLPAFDTPTGLPYAWINLKHGVMENEITETSTSGCGSLILEMGALSHLTGDPRFESAAFRALRKLWGMRSSLNLVGTTLDVETGEWIEFSSGIGAGVDSFYEYLLKAHILFGREELWRMFQPAYTAVQKYFRHGPWYHEADMRTGRATYWQLTSLQAFWPGLQVLLGDVAAANSSHREFFYVWQKFGVLPERYLLDHQMLHPTEKYYPLRPELAESTYYLYQATKDPWYLLVGESIVDSINLHTRVEGGFASIRDVTTMELEDHQHSFFLAETCKYLYLLFDDSFLVNQNYIFTTEGHPLPILSSWHERLPEAYIPSNWTSVKSEERRKRASAMSQRICPATAPNCRHSHEQLESVCHVPDARADHRCVTDEDCGVDSTSCRRRSCSMAGYCGLWLS, encoded by the exons ATGGGAAACAATACCGAGTTTGAGAAGGGAGTTCTTTGGTTATCCGAGAATCTAACATTTGATGTTGATGCTAGGATAAATCTCTTTGAG TGCAACATAAGAGTACTTGGAGGACTTGTGTCTGCTCATATTCTTGCAACTGATTCTACAAACAGGTTAACTAAAGGAACTTATAGTAATCAACTTCTTGTTCTGGCTGAGGAGTTGGGACAGCGTTTTTTACCTGCATTTGATACCCCTACTGGACTGCCTTACGCTTGGATCAACTTGAAG CATGGTGTGATGGAGAACGAGATAACAGAAACAAGCACATCTGGTTGTG GTTCTCTAATTCTTGAAATGGGAGCACTGTCACATTTAACTGGTGACCCAAGATTTGAGTCTGCTGCTTTTCGTGCTCTGCGCAAGTTATGGGGCATGAGGAGCTCTTTAAATCTCGTGGGAACGACACTTGATGTAGAAACAGGGGAATGGATAGAGTTCTCTTCTGGAATCGGAGCTG GAGTTGATTCGTTCTATGAGTATCTACTTAAAGCCCACATTTTATTTGGAAGGGAagaattgtggaggatgtttCAGCCTGCTTATACTGCTGTGCAGAAATATTTTCGACATGGTCCTTG GTACCATGAAGCTGACATGAGGACAGGAAGAGCAACGTACTGGCAACTTACAAGCCTACAAGCATTTTGGCCTGGCCTTCAG GTTCTTCTTGGGGACGTCGCTGCCGCTAACTCGTCACATCGCGAATTTTTCTATGTATGGCAGAAGTTTGGAGTATTACCAGAGAG ATATCTCCTGGATCATCAAATGTTGCATCCTACTGAGAAATACTATCCTTTACGCCCAGAGTTGGCAGAGTCAACGTATTACCTATATCAAGCAACCAAAG ATCCGTGGTATCTACTAGTGGGGGAGTCAATTGTGGATTCTATCAATTTGCACACACGAGTTGAAGGTGGCTTTGCTAGCATTAGAGATGTAACAACCATGGAGTTGGAAGATCATCAGCATAGCTTCTTCCTCGCTGAGAC GTGCAAATACCTGTATCTTCTGTTTGACGATTCATTTTTGGTCAACCAAAACTACATATTTACGACTGAAGGCCACCCATTGCCTATTTTAAGCTCTTGGCATGAGAGACTTCCTGAGGCATATATTCCCAGTAATTGGACATCAGTCAAG AGTGAAGAGCGACGAAAACGAGCCAGTGCAATGTCACAGCGGATATGTCCAGCGACAGCTCCAAACTGCAGGCACAGCCACGAGCAGCTCGAGAGCGTTTGTCATGTCCCAGATGCTCGTGCTGATCACAGATGTGTCACTGATGAGGATTGCGGTGTCGATTCTACGTCGTGCAGGCGAAGATCGTGCAGCATGGCTGGCTACTGCGGTCTGTGGCTCTCGTGA
- the LOC131021215 gene encoding alpha-mannosidase I MNS5 isoform X1, which translates to MLLGKRWASFLIFMAIFSTFYIEIASSKPDPYAAKKKRMSEKVRQMFYHAYDNYMMYAFPHDELRPLTKSFTDSLSELGNLKLEHLPQEYNGSALTLIESLSSLVIMGNNTEFEKGVLWLSENLTFDVDARINLFECNIRVLGGLVSAHILATDSTNRLTKGTYSNQLLVLAEELGQRFLPAFDTPTGLPYAWINLKHGVMENEITETSTSGCGSLILEMGALSHLTGDPRFESAAFRALRKLWGMRSSLNLVGTTLDVETGEWIEFSSGIGAGVDSFYEYLLKAHILFGREELWRMFQPAYTAVQKYFRHGPWYHEADMRTGRATYWQLTSLQAFWPGLQVLLGDVAAANSSHREFFYVWQKFGVLPERYLLDHQMLHPTEKYYPLRPELAESTYYLYQATKDPWYLLVGESIVDSINLHTRVEGGFASIRDVTTMELEDHQHSFFLAETCKYLYLLFDDSFLVNQNYIFTTEGHPLPILSSWHERLPEAYIPSNWTSVKSEERRKRASAMSQRICPATAPNCRHSHEQLESVCHVPDARADHRCVTDEDCGVDSTSCRRRSCSMAGYCGLWLS; encoded by the exons ATGTTACTTGGAAAGAGATGGGCATCGTTTCTGATATTTATGGCGATTTTTTCCACATTTTACATCGAAATCGCTTCGTCAAAGCCAGACCCGTATGCAGCTAAGAAGAAGCGGATGAGCGAAAAAGTCCGCCAGAT GTTTTACCATGCCTATGACAACTATATGATGTATGCTTTCCCG CACGATGAATTGAGGCCTCTGACAAAATCGTTCACGGATTCTCTAAGTGAGCTTGGAAATCTGAAG CTTGAACATCTGCCACAAGAGTATAATGGTTCAGCACTCACCCTCATCGAGTCTCTGTCCAG CCTTGTAATTATGGGAAACAATACCGAGTTTGAGAAGGGAGTTCTTTGGTTATCCGAGAATCTAACATTTGATGTTGATGCTAGGATAAATCTCTTTGAG TGCAACATAAGAGTACTTGGAGGACTTGTGTCTGCTCATATTCTTGCAACTGATTCTACAAACAGGTTAACTAAAGGAACTTATAGTAATCAACTTCTTGTTCTGGCTGAGGAGTTGGGACAGCGTTTTTTACCTGCATTTGATACCCCTACTGGACTGCCTTACGCTTGGATCAACTTGAAG CATGGTGTGATGGAGAACGAGATAACAGAAACAAGCACATCTGGTTGTG GTTCTCTAATTCTTGAAATGGGAGCACTGTCACATTTAACTGGTGACCCAAGATTTGAGTCTGCTGCTTTTCGTGCTCTGCGCAAGTTATGGGGCATGAGGAGCTCTTTAAATCTCGTGGGAACGACACTTGATGTAGAAACAGGGGAATGGATAGAGTTCTCTTCTGGAATCGGAGCTG GAGTTGATTCGTTCTATGAGTATCTACTTAAAGCCCACATTTTATTTGGAAGGGAagaattgtggaggatgtttCAGCCTGCTTATACTGCTGTGCAGAAATATTTTCGACATGGTCCTTG GTACCATGAAGCTGACATGAGGACAGGAAGAGCAACGTACTGGCAACTTACAAGCCTACAAGCATTTTGGCCTGGCCTTCAG GTTCTTCTTGGGGACGTCGCTGCCGCTAACTCGTCACATCGCGAATTTTTCTATGTATGGCAGAAGTTTGGAGTATTACCAGAGAG ATATCTCCTGGATCATCAAATGTTGCATCCTACTGAGAAATACTATCCTTTACGCCCAGAGTTGGCAGAGTCAACGTATTACCTATATCAAGCAACCAAAG ATCCGTGGTATCTACTAGTGGGGGAGTCAATTGTGGATTCTATCAATTTGCACACACGAGTTGAAGGTGGCTTTGCTAGCATTAGAGATGTAACAACCATGGAGTTGGAAGATCATCAGCATAGCTTCTTCCTCGCTGAGAC GTGCAAATACCTGTATCTTCTGTTTGACGATTCATTTTTGGTCAACCAAAACTACATATTTACGACTGAAGGCCACCCATTGCCTATTTTAAGCTCTTGGCATGAGAGACTTCCTGAGGCATATATTCCCAGTAATTGGACATCAGTCAAG AGTGAAGAGCGACGAAAACGAGCCAGTGCAATGTCACAGCGGATATGTCCAGCGACAGCTCCAAACTGCAGGCACAGCCACGAGCAGCTCGAGAGCGTTTGTCATGTCCCAGATGCTCGTGCTGATCACAGATGTGTCACTGATGAGGATTGCGGTGTCGATTCTACGTCGTGCAGGCGAAGATCGTGCAGCATGGCTGGCTACTGCGGTCTGTGGCTCTCGTGA
- the LOC131021214 gene encoding uncharacterized protein LOC131021214, with the protein MADIVKQILAKPIQYADEVIKLADQASFMKAECGEIKVRTEKLAGLLRQAARASGDLYERPTRRIIDDTEQVLDKALTLVFKCRSNGLRRIFTITPAAAFKKVQQQLDNSIGDVSWLLRVSAPADDRDDEYLGLPPIAANEPILCLIWEQIAILCSGGLEERADAAASLVSLARDNDRYGSLIIEEGGVPPLLKLLKEGRMEGQENAARAIGLLGRDPESVEHIVNAGVCQVVAKILKEGHMKVQIVVAWALSELAANHRKCQDPFAQHNVIRLLVSHLAFETIPEHSKYAIASKHSMSSIHSIVMANSTPKSSDEGEEKHTSVANHPMDNQMPSQMHNIVTNTLAMKSTMLPNKGAAGSPSHSDAGEKSGKVSKQQNQFINHHHKHKTHGLPGSSIKRREFEDPATKAEMKAMAARALRYLCAGNVAVCRSITESRALLCLAVLLEKGEDEVKYNSAMALMEITAVAEQDSDLRRSAFKPTAPVAKAVVDQFLRIVEKADCELLIPSIRSIGNLARTFRATETRFIPPLVNLLDDREPEVSCEAALALNKFACPENFLHDTHCKSIISGGGHKHLIPLIYFGEQMVQIPSFILLCYLAMHVPDSETLAQEDVLIALEWSTKQPHLMQDDAIVTLVYEAKKRFELYQSRVSKQYH; encoded by the coding sequence ATGGCGGACATAGTGAAGCAGATCCTCGCGAAGCCGATCCAATATGCGGACGAGGTGATCAAGCTTGCGGATCAGGCAAGTTTCATGAAGGCGGAATGCGGGGAGATCAAGGTCAGGACGGAGAAGCTCGCCGGCCTCCTCCGCCAGGCCGCGCGAGCCAGCGGCGACCTCTACGAGCGCCCCACGCGCCGGATCATCGACGACACCGAGCAGGTCCTCGACAAGGCCCTCACCCTCGTCTTCAAGTGCCGCTCCAACGGCCTCCGCCGCATCTTCACCATCAcccccgccgccgccttcaAGAAGGTCCAGCAGCAGCTCGACAACTCCATCGGCGACGTCTCCTGGCTCCTCCGCGTCTCCGCCCCCGCTGACGACCGCGACGACGAGTACCTCGGCCTGCCCCCCATCGCCGCTAACGAGCCCATCCTCTGCCTCATCTGGGAGCAGATCGCCATCCTCTGCTCCGGCGGCTTGGAGGAGCGCGccgacgccgccgcctccctcgtgTCCCTCGCCCGCGACAACGACCGCTATGGCAGCCTGATTATCGAGGAGGGTGGCGTGCCGCCGCTGCTGAAGCTGCTCAAGGAAGGGCGGATGGAAGGGCAGGAAAACGCGGCGAGGGCGATCGGATTGCTCGGGAGGGATCCGGAGAGTGTGGAGCACATCGTCAACGCCGGCGTCTGCCAGGTGGTGGCGAAAATCCTCAAGGAAGGGCACATGAAGGTGCAGATTGTGGTGGCGTGGGCGCTGTCGGAGCTCGCCGCCAACCACCGCAAATGCCAGGATCCCTTCGCGCAGCACAACGTCATCCGCCTCCTCGTCAGCCACCTCGCCTTCGAAACCATCCCCGAACACAGTAAATACGCCATAGCCAGCAAGCACTCCATGAGCTCCATCCACTCCATTGTTATGGCGAATTCAACCCCAAAAAGCAGCGACGAAGGTGAAGAGAAGCACACCAGCGTTGCCAATCACCCCATGGACAACCAAATGCCTAGCCAAATGCACAACATCGTCACCAACACCTTGGCGATGAAATCCACCATGTTGCCTAACAAAGGCGCCGCCGGCTCCCCGAGCCACTCCGACGCCGGCGAAAAAAGCGGCAAAGTTAGTAAGCAGCAGAACCAGTTCATCAACCACCACCACAAGCACAAGACCCATGGATTGCCGGGGAGCAGCATCAAGCGCAGGGAATTCGAAGATCCCGCTACTAAAGCAGAGATGAAAGCCATGGCAGCCAGAGCCCTACGCTACCTCTGCGCAGGAAACGTCGCCGTATGCCGAAGCATAACAGAGTCACGTGCTCTGTTATGCCTCGCCGTGCTACTAGAAAAGGGGGAAGACGAAGTGAAATACAATTCCGCCATGGCGTTGATGGAGATCACGGCCGTGGCGGAGCAGGATTCAGATCTGAGGCGATCGGCGTTCAAGCCGACCGCCCCCGTGGCGAAAGCAGTGGTAGATCAGTTCCTCCGAATCGTGGAGAAAGCCGATTGCGAGCTCCTGATCCCCAGCATTAGGTCAATTGGAAACCTAGCGAGAACGTTCCGAGCGACGGAGACTAGATTCATACCGCCATTGGTGAATCTGCTGGACGATCGAGAGCCGGAGGTGAGCTGCGAGGCGGCGCTGGCGTTGAACAAGTTCGCGTGCCCGGAAAACTTCCTCCACGACACGCACTGCAAATCGATCATCAGTGGCGGAGGGCACAAGCACCTGATCCCGCTGATCTACTTCGGGGAGCAGATGGTGCAGATCCCGTCCTTCATATTGCTGTGCTATCTGGCGATGCACGTGCCGGATAGCGAGACGCTGGCGCAGGAAGATGTGTTGATCGCGCTAGAGTGGTCGACGAAGCAGCCGCATCTGATGCAGGACGACGCCATTGTTACGCTGGTTTATGAGGCGAAGAAGAGATTCGAGCTCTATCAATCCAGAGTGTCCAAACAGTACCACTGA